One Glycine max cultivar Williams 82 chromosome 3, Glycine_max_v4.0, whole genome shotgun sequence DNA window includes the following coding sequences:
- the LOC100791789 gene encoding uncharacterized protein LOC100791789, whose protein sequence is MGNEEEEEEVVAEVEAVEAVYGTDCVLLRSFPPHFHISLKPRTADVSSQQFVEAVLEIQASSQYPKEPPSVDLVDCKGLDEQRKKYLLNCIQSKAYELSPCLMLVALCEEAAEKLSSMNHPDGDCPLCLFPLVPEDQESGTLPFMKLMSCFHCFHSECIIRWWKWLQNSNKVDSSNTDSAAAHRNQDNPKKTEESVGNCPVCRKPFLAKDLDHVLALVGSYSSQLSSDNEELNEEEKLLQSEDEINRRQKYEAILNLQKENSGLIEPKKEMVILPGMYLPQPVAMPSSTPTKESDEPQQKDPPAVVPEKHAGGTSNSSIPSSSRQRNFGARRQKARSDNHSSSTARNPRKPAQQQWVRRDNPSNKP, encoded by the exons atggggaacgaggaagaagaagaagaagtggtGGCTGAAGTTGAAGCAGTGGAAGCCGTGTATGGAACCGATTGCGTCCTTCTCCGTTCATTCCCTCCCCATTTCCACATCTCTCTCAAACCCAGAACCGCTGATGTTTCATCCCAACAG ttTGTGGAAGCTGTTCTGGAGATACAAGCAAGCTCACAG TATCCAAAAGAACCACCTTCTGTTGATCTTGTGGATTGCAAGGGTCTGGATGAACAAAGAAAGAAGTATCTATTAAATTGCATACAGAGTAAAGCCTATGAGCTCTCCCCTTGTTTAATGCTTGTAGCTCTATGTGAG GAAGCTGCAGAGAAACTTTCATCTATGAATCATCCTGATGGTGATTGTCCGTTGTGTTTATTCCCTTTGGTCCCAGAAGATCAGGAAAGTGGAACCTTGCCTTTTATGAAGTTAATGTCTTGCTTTCATTGCTTTCACAG TGAATGTATCATTAGATGGTGGAAATGGCTTCAAAATTCTAACAAAGTAGACTCTTCTAATACAGATAGTGCAGCTGCACATCGTAACCAAG ATAATCCTAAGAAAACGGAAGAGAGTGTTGGAAACTGCCCAGTCTGTCGCAAGCCTTTTCTTGCCAAGGATTTGGACCATGTGCTTGCTCTAGTTGGTTCATATTCTTCCCAATTG AGTTCAGATAATGAAGAACTCAACGAAGAGGAAAAGCTCCTTCAATCAGAGGATGAGATCAATAGGAGACAGAAATATGAAGCCATCTTAAATTTACAGAAGGAGAACAGTGGTTTGATTGAACCCAAAAAAGAGATGGTAATATTGCCCGGTATGTATCTTCCACAACCAGTAGCAATGCCCAGCTCCACACCAACCAAGGAATCTGATGAGCCGCAACAAAAAGATCCACCTGCAGTTGTGCCAGAAAAACATGCAGGTGGGACATCCAACAGCAGCATACCTAGTTCTAGCAGGCAGAGGAATTTTGGAGCAAGGAGACAGAAAGCAAGAAGTGATAACCACTCTAGTTCAACCGCAAGAAATCCAAGAAAACCAGCCCAACAGCAGTGGGTAAGAAGAGATAATCCTAGCAATAAGCCATAG